Proteins from one Rhinopithecus roxellana isolate Shanxi Qingling chromosome 20, ASM756505v1, whole genome shotgun sequence genomic window:
- the NPAP1L gene encoding putative UPF0607 protein ENSP00000381418 → MMFGHPSPVRIPPLRRKFNLQLPSLDEQVIPARLPKTEEEPEEPTKVDQVETQEDNKRGPCSNGEAASTSRPLETQGNLTSSGCSPRPLEGNVHLKNVTKKNRNEKAQVHAVSFYPKDHRVTSSHSPAGGILPFGKPDPAPTVLPAPVPTVLPAPVPGCSLWPKKATLKMLGKDHLPSSPALLIPGKDMQHKDPPALGSSSSSPPRAAGHESRKRKLSGSPLPLPPTPPLQLRWDRDELPPPAKLPCLSPEALLELGQASQREGCLQRGNMGKNMGVLSRKSKSRR, encoded by the coding sequence ATGATGTTCGGACACCCCAGCCCCGTGAGGATCCCTCCTCTCAGACGCAAGTTTAACCTCCAACTGCCTTCGTTAGATGAGCAGGTGATCCCAGCCAGGCTCCCGAAGACAGAAGAAGAGCCCGAAGAACCAACGAAAGTGGATCAGGTAGAGACCCAGGAGGACAATAAAAGGGGCCCCTGTAGCAATGGGGAAGCAGCCTCCACCTCTAGGCCCCTGGAGACTCAGGGAAACCTCACTTCCTCCGGGTGCAGTCCCAGGCCCTTGGAGGGAAATGTCCACCTCAAGAACGTGACAAAAAAGAACCGGAATGAGAAGGCCCAGGTGCATGCAGTGAGTTTCTACCCCAAGGACCACAGAGTCACCAGCTCACACAGCCCTGCTGGAGGCATCCTTCCCTTTGGGAAGCCTGACCCAGCTCCAACAGTGCTGCCTGCCCCAGTTCCAACAGTGCTCCCTGCCCCAGTTCCGGGCTGCTCCCTGTGGCCAAAGAAGGCGACCTTGAAGATGCTGGGTAAAGACCACCTGCCCAGCTCTCCAGCATTGCTAATACCGGGGAAGGACATGCAGCACAAAGATCCTCCAGCTCTAGGATCAAGTAGCTCTTCTCCACCCAGAGCTGCCGGCCACGAGTCCCGCAAAAGAAAGCTGTCAGGGTCACCACTGCCGCTGCCACCGACCCCTCCCCTGCAACTGAGATGGGATAGAGACGAGCTGCCCCCACCCGCTAAGCTTCCCTGCCTATCTCCTGAGGCACTGTTAGAGCTGGGTCAGGCTTCCCAGAGGGAAGGATGCCTCCAGCGGGGCAACATGGGTAAGAACATGGGGGTGTTAAGTAGAAAATCAAAATCCAGGAGATGA